From the bacterium genome, the window TCTTTTTCCCCATCAGTTCCTGTACCGACTTCTGAATGAGGGACACCTCGAGGCCAGTTATCAGATCGATCCGCGGAACTCCTGGATGATCGCCGCGGCTGAAAGAAATCTTCCGATCTTCGTACCTGGATGGGAAGACTCGACGCTCGGAAACGTCTTTACTGCGCACGTCATCAACGGCGATCTGCCTCGCTACGACACGGTGCGCGGGGGCACCGAGTGTCTGGCTGAACTGGCCGAGTGGTATACGCAGGTGACCATGGGCAAGGCGCTGGCCGACATCCCGGCCGCAACGCTTTCCGAGGTCGGGATCGGCGGAGCGCGGCGCGCGATTCCCGCAAGCGAGGCGTTGCGCACGGTGGGTTTCTTCCAGATCGGTGGCGGCATCGCCGGGGACTTTCCGATCTGTGTGGTTCCGATGATCCATCAGGACCTGCGCCGGGCCTGTCCCTACTGGGGCTACTTCTGCCAGATCAGCGATTCGACCACCAGTTACGGTTCGTATAGCGGTGCGATCCCGAGTGAGAAGATCACCTGGGGCAAACTCGACGTCGACTCGCCGATGCACGTGATCGAGTCCGACGCGACGATCGTCGCTCCGCTGATCTTCAGCTATGTGCTCGACAACTGAAAGCGATTCGGGTGACCGCATCTCCGCTGCTCGGGGAGTAATGCCGCAGCGAACATCCTGCAGTGGCTACGGGTAGACTGCTGATCAGGAGGAGTCGTTTGGCCCAGGCGCAGGATTCTCATCTCGACGTCTCGCCTGTGAATTCCGACTCCGGCACGGGTCGCGTTCCGGCGAAGGTTCTCTTGACCTGGGCGCCGCCGCTACTGGCGCTATCTGCTCCGTTCTTCTTCGTGCAGTTCTACTTTCTGAACTTCGCGACCGATGTGCTCTTGCTGCCACCTCTCGCGGTCAGTGGGATCTTTGCCTCGGCGCGAGCCTGGGACGCAATCTCCGATCCGATCGTCGGCACCTGGAGTGATCGCACGAGCACTCGTCTGGGGCGCCGGCGTCCCTGGATGTTTGCAGGTATTCCCCTGTACGGCGTCGCCCTGTGGATGATCTGGAGTCCGCCCGACTTGCCACCACTCGAACTCAGTGTGTGGGTCGCCGTCGGCATGTTCGCGTTCTACAGCGCGTTCACGATGTACAACGTGCCGCATATGGCGGTGGGCACTGAACTGACCGACGATCATCACGATCGCAGTCGCATCTTCGGCACTCAGGGTGCGTTCTTCATGTCCGGGATGATGTTCGGATTCGGCTTCATCCAGATCGTATCGACGGCCGAGGTCCCTCGCGAGGCGGCGGGCGATCTCGTCCTGGGGATTGTCGCGATCAGCGTCATCGTTCTGTTGATTCCACCGCTTTTCATCCGGGAGCGTCCCGAGTTTCAGGGAAGAGGCGCGTCGAGTTCGTTTGTGGCAATGCGCGACGTCTTGCGCAACCCTCACGCGCGCCTGCTCCTGCTTGCGCAGTTCGTCCAGATGGCGGGCACGGGCGTCCTGGGAATCATGGCTCCCTACCTGATGAAGTACGTTCTGAAACGGCCCGATCTGATTGCCAAGGTTCCGGGTCTGTTCGTCGTCTGCACTCTGGTTTCGATTCCCCTCTGGGTGCTCTTGTCCCGTCGCCTGGGCAAGCGAAATGCATGGATCATCGGGATGGTCGGGTCCGGGCTTTCCTTCGGATCGATCGCATTCCTGGAACCGCAAGCGGTCGTTTCGGTGACCATTGCGATGATCTGCGCCGGTCTGTTTTCCGGATCCGGGTCTACGGTCGGTCCTTCGATCCTGGCCGATGTGATCGATTCCGACGAACTAACTACGGGCGAGCGCAAAGAAGGCGCCTACGCAGCGGCCTGGGGCTTCGCGATCAAGAGCGCGAGCGCTCTGATGATCCTGGCGGCTGGCGCCGCTCTCCAGTTCTCGGATTTCACACCCAATGAGGAGCAGAGCGAAGCCACGATCTCCATGCTGCAGGGGATGAATGGCCTCGTACCGCTGTTCATGTACTTTATGGGTGCCTTCCTCTTCCGCAACTTCGCGTTGAACGAGGCGGAACACTCCGAGATCCGCGCGCAACTCGATCGACGCAGAAATCGAGACTGAGCTGCAATCAAATCGGAGCCTCATTCGTTCACTCCAGTAGACGGCTCGTCGAAGACCAGAAGCCGAAAGGAGATTTCCGATGCGAGTTCGAAAGCGAATCCAGTTGATTGATCTGGACTTCCTGGTACTCGGCGATGGCGGAAATCGACGCGCGCCCAAAGAGCACGCTTCGTACCTGGGCTGGAGTGGCTGCATTGGCCGCGGGCTTCGTTCTGTGGTTTGCCGCGAGCGACTTTGGGGGCGCTCCCACCGTTCAAGCGCTGCGCGTCGCGGAAGAGATCGCTCTGAACCACGAGAAGCCGTTGAGGCCCGATCTCGATACCTCGAGTTTCGCCGGATTGCGAGCCCGGTCGGAGGCGCGAAAATCGAGGTCTGGAACGAATCCGGACTGGTATTCGGGCTGGCTTCCGACTTGCCCGCGCGTCAGGAGTAACCCCGCAGCGCACGGCGCAGCGGAAGGCGCTTTCAACCTGGCAGATGCCTTCGTGTCCGTTCTGGCGCTATCATCTCCCCAGTTTTCAGACGAGGGGAAGAGCATGAGGTATGCGGCTGTTACGGGATCGGCTTCGGGAATCGGTGCTGCGGTGCGGGCCCGCCTGGAGAAGGACGGATTCGAAGTCATCGGTGTCGATCTCCGAGACGCCGAGGTGATCGCCGATCTTTCCAGCCCGCAAGGGCGCCAGGAGGCGATCGGGCGGATTGTCGAGCGTTGCG encodes:
- a CDS encoding deoxyhypusine synthase family protein, giving the protein MKTRSFVQYHYRHFNAAALRDAAEGFVAHLEGGGQMFLTLAGAMSTAELGLSLAEMIRREKVHALCCTGANLEEDIFNLVAHDHYERIPNYRNLKVEEERELERKGLNRVTDTCIPEAEAFRAVEKPLLEIWRRAAADQERLFPHQFLYRLLNEGHLEASYQIDPRNSWMIAAAERNLPIFVPGWEDSTLGNVFTAHVINGDLPRYDTVRGGTECLAELAEWYTQVTMGKALADIPAATLSEVGIGGARRAIPASEALRTVGFFQIGGGIAGDFPICVVPMIHQDLRRACPYWGYFCQISDSTTSYGSYSGAIPSEKITWGKLDVDSPMHVIESDATIVAPLIFSYVLDN
- a CDS encoding MFS transporter produces the protein MAQAQDSHLDVSPVNSDSGTGRVPAKVLLTWAPPLLALSAPFFFVQFYFLNFATDVLLLPPLAVSGIFASARAWDAISDPIVGTWSDRTSTRLGRRRPWMFAGIPLYGVALWMIWSPPDLPPLELSVWVAVGMFAFYSAFTMYNVPHMAVGTELTDDHHDRSRIFGTQGAFFMSGMMFGFGFIQIVSTAEVPREAAGDLVLGIVAISVIVLLIPPLFIRERPEFQGRGASSSFVAMRDVLRNPHARLLLLAQFVQMAGTGVLGIMAPYLMKYVLKRPDLIAKVPGLFVVCTLVSIPLWVLLSRRLGKRNAWIIGMVGSGLSFGSIAFLEPQAVVSVTIAMICAGLFSGSGSTVGPSILADVIDSDELTTGERKEGAYAAAWGFAIKSASALMILAAGAALQFSDFTPNEEQSEATISMLQGMNGLVPLFMYFMGAFLFRNFALNEAEHSEIRAQLDRRRNRD